A stretch of the Mesorhizobium sp. Pch-S genome encodes the following:
- a CDS encoding LysR substrate-binding domain-containing protein: protein MAASDEMIAFIRIVDRGSFASAADDLRVTPSALSKLVSRLEDRLGVRLLTRTTRRLALTPEGARYLERARDILDLIEQAEADAASASLRPKGQLRINSSTGFARQTLLRALPIFLARFPDVTVDLSLTDRLVDPVVDHADIVLRGSPSADSDLVVRKLADGRRLICAAPSYLDRAGTPRKAEDLVGHACIALSGQNPATTWPLQTAEGIVRFLPRGPFSCDQVGMLFDMALAGNGIVRLADFVVGQAVREGRLVEILCDINRSDPIALWAVMARGRFRLPRVQAFIDFMEKGLQDGEW, encoded by the coding sequence ATGGCCGCATCGGACGAGATGATCGCCTTCATACGCATCGTCGATCGGGGCTCTTTCGCCAGCGCGGCGGACGATCTCCGCGTGACGCCATCTGCCTTGTCCAAACTGGTCTCAAGGCTGGAGGACCGGCTGGGTGTGCGATTGCTGACACGCACCACCCGCCGGCTGGCCCTGACGCCTGAAGGCGCACGCTACCTTGAGCGGGCGCGTGACATACTGGATTTGATCGAACAGGCCGAAGCAGACGCTGCTTCCGCGAGCTTGCGGCCGAAGGGCCAACTGCGGATCAACTCCAGCACGGGTTTTGCCAGGCAAACGCTTCTGCGTGCGCTCCCGATTTTCCTTGCCCGCTTCCCGGACGTGACGGTTGACCTGTCGCTGACAGATCGGCTGGTCGATCCGGTCGTTGACCACGCCGATATCGTGTTGCGCGGCAGCCCTTCGGCAGATTCCGATCTGGTCGTACGCAAGCTGGCGGATGGGCGTCGCCTGATCTGTGCGGCTCCCTCCTATCTCGATCGTGCCGGGACGCCACGCAAGGCAGAAGATCTGGTCGGTCATGCCTGCATTGCGTTGTCAGGGCAGAACCCGGCGACCACCTGGCCGTTGCAGACTGCGGAGGGCATCGTGCGCTTTCTGCCGCGGGGACCGTTCTCCTGTGATCAGGTCGGTATGCTGTTCGATATGGCGCTCGCAGGCAACGGTATAGTCAGGCTCGCCGATTTTGTCGTCGGCCAGGCTGTGCGCGAGGGTCGGCTGGTTGAAATACTGTGCGACATCAACCGCTCCGACCCGATCGCGCTCTGGGCGGTCATGGCACGCGGCCGCTTCCGCTTGCCGCGCGTGCAGGCCTTTATCGATTTCATGGAAAAGGGGTTGCAGGACGGGGAGTGGTGA
- a CDS encoding M48 family metallopeptidase, whose translation MSFAFFRNLTKPRPAPVEEREHHVAGRTLPLRIVENERARRLTLRIDAGGQGLRITVPPGLRQGEVERFLSRHQGWLEQRLAKVPDRPQVRPGIKVPVRGVPHRIVHEPGKRGTVVVGNDDTGPTLTIHGDRLHLPRRVADFLKREAKRDIEALVQRHTGAIGRKAKSIRFKDTSSRWGSCTADGNLSFSWRIMMAPPPVINYLVAHEVAHLKEMNHGPKFWKLCAELCPDTERCKAWLKKNGGALQAIAFD comes from the coding sequence ATGTCCTTCGCCTTCTTCCGCAACCTGACCAAGCCCAGGCCCGCCCCGGTCGAGGAGCGCGAGCATCATGTGGCCGGGCGCACGCTGCCGCTCAGGATCGTGGAGAACGAACGCGCACGGCGGCTGACGCTGCGGATCGATGCCGGCGGCCAGGGCCTGCGCATCACCGTGCCGCCGGGCCTGCGCCAGGGCGAGGTCGAACGGTTCCTCAGCCGCCACCAGGGTTGGCTCGAACAGCGGCTGGCCAAGGTTCCGGACCGGCCGCAGGTGCGGCCGGGCATCAAGGTTCCCGTGCGCGGCGTGCCGCATCGCATCGTGCATGAGCCAGGCAAGCGCGGCACAGTCGTGGTCGGCAACGACGACACCGGTCCGACGCTGACCATCCATGGCGACAGGCTGCACCTACCGCGCCGTGTCGCCGACTTCCTGAAACGCGAAGCCAAGCGCGACATCGAGGCGCTGGTTCAGCGCCACACCGGCGCGATCGGCCGCAAGGCGAAAAGCATCCGCTTCAAGGACACGTCGAGCCGCTGGGGCTCCTGCACCGCGGACGGCAACCTCTCCTTCTCCTGGCGCATCATGATGGCGCCGCCGCCGGTGATAAACTACCTGGTGGCGCATGAAGTGGCGCATCTGAAGGAGATGAACCACGGCCCGAAATTCTGGAAGCTGTGCGCGGAATTATGCCCCGACACCGAGCGCTGCAAGGCCTGGCTGAAGAAGAATGGCGGTGCGCTGCAGGCCATCGCGTTCGACTGA
- a CDS encoding DUF2852 domain-containing protein: protein MNTTALIRPAWTPATIALMVLGFVVFWPLGLAMLAYIIWGDRLDGFKRDVNKATDGIFAGCRRGADKAHRWGHASARTGNVAFDDWRDKELERLAEERRKLDEALAEFDDYARELRRAKDQEEFDRFMAQRNKPTAPATTKPAKGKGTNLLDD, encoded by the coding sequence ATGAACACGACTGCATTGATCCGCCCGGCCTGGACGCCGGCAACCATCGCGCTGATGGTTCTTGGCTTCGTGGTGTTCTGGCCGCTGGGCCTCGCCATGCTTGCCTACATCATCTGGGGCGACCGGCTCGACGGCTTCAAGCGCGACGTCAACAAGGCCACCGATGGCATCTTCGCCGGCTGCCGCCGCGGCGCCGACAAGGCTCATCGCTGGGGTCATGCCTCCGCCCGCACCGGCAACGTCGCCTTCGACGACTGGCGCGACAAGGAACTGGAGCGCCTCGCAGAAGAGCGCCGCAAGCTCGATGAAGCACTGGCCGAGTTCGACGACTATGCCCGCGAGCTACGCCGCGCCAAGGACCAGGAAGAGTTCGATCGCTTCATGGCCCAGCGCAACAAGCCGACCGCGCCGGCCACGACCAAGCCAGCCAAGGGCAAGGGCACGAACCTGCTCGACGACTGA